A window of Sporohalobacter salinus genomic DNA:
TCTCCTTTCTTTGTAGTTATGTTTTAGTGGGTTAAAACTATTATACTCCTAGGAAGGAGAGGGGTTCAAGTTTCATATAACTTAACAGAACTATTGGTTAATGTTGGAGGGAGAATAATGAAGGATTTAATTTTGATTAAGTATGGGGAAATAGGAATTAAAGGTGGGAATCGCTATCTTTTTGAAGACAAATTAATTAAGAATATGAAGGAAAGCTTGAGTGGAATAAGTGGTAAGATTGATATTTATAAAACTCATGGTCGTATCTTTGTAGAAGCCCAAAATAACTTTGAGCGAATAATAGATAGATTACAGAAAGTATTTGGGATTGTAGGGGTTTGTCCGGCTAAGGAAGTAGCACTTGACTTTGAAGAAGTTAAGAAGGCAGGACTGGAATTAATTAAAAAGGAATTATCTTCCCCCCAAAAAACTTTTAAAGTAGAGACAAGGCGAATTAATAAGGATTTCAAGTATGATTCTATGGAGATTAGTCGAAAATTGGGGGCTTATGTACTTCGTAACACTGAGGATTTAACTGTCGATGTTCATGATCCTGATATTCGTCTTGATGTGGAGATTAGACATAAAAAAGCTTATTTATATGCTAATGATCTTCCGGGAGTCAAAGGATTGCCGTTAGGTAGTTGTGGTAAAGCTGGTTTGCTTCTGTCAGGTGGAATTGATAGTCCAGTGGCTGGATGGATGGCCATGAAGCGAGGAGTGGAGATTTTACCGATTTATTTTCATACGCCTCCGTTTACCAGTGGGCGAGCTAAAGAGAAGGTTCTTGATTTAAGCCGTGTGCTAGCAGAATATGCTAGTGGTAGTTTGCAAGTCAGAGTAGTTCCATTTACTGAAATCCAGACTGCTATTAACGAAAAGGCACCTGAAAAATTATTAACAGTTATTATGCGTAGAATGATGATGAAAATTGCTGAACAAATAACTAGTGATAATGAAGGTAAAGCATTAATTACTGGAGAAAGTATAGGTCAGGTAGCTAGTCAGACATTAGAGAGTATGAATGTAACTAATGCTATTGCTCAAATGCCAGTATTTAGACCGTTAATTGGTTTAGATAAGAATGAGATTAAAAAGAGGGCAAAAAAAATAGGTACTTATGAAACGTCTATTCAACCATATGATGATTGCTGTACTTTTTTTGTTCCTGATAATCCAGAAACAAAGCCTAAATTGCGATTTGTAGAGTATGGTGAAGAAAATTTAGAGGTAGATAAATTAATAGAAGAAGCAATTGAAAAAGTAGAAATTATTACAGTAGAAGCTGATTAAAAAGGTGGAGTTAACTCCACCTTTATTACTACTTATCTGCTGGCTTAAAAGTAACACATTGGGTGTGTTGTGATTTTGGTGATGCTACTTCATCGTCAATTGCTCCAATCTCCATAGTTGCACTTTCACCAGCATAGGAATTATTACTGACACTGATCTTATCTGCTGCACAGATATTTCCATTATCCCAATATTCACAATTGCTAACATTACAGGCTATTTCACTCATCCTTAGGTTACCTCCTTATATTTAAGGATCTAATTTTATATTTCCAAACTTTGATTTAATTATGTATTATAGTTTTCAACTAATTTTCCATTTTAATATTATTAATTTTGATTTAAGCTTGACAATATAACTTAAGTTTGTTACACTATTTGCGAAGTGAAGTTGGAAATTTATTCTTAATGAATTACCTTCCTTTGAATAAATCTTAGTATTAATTTCTTTCCTATTCATTTTGTTACTTTCAAGTTCTATTATTTAGGTGTTAAGCAGAATTTTGATTTACTTTCCTTATGATATTTTGTTAAATTATTTTTCAGTGATTCTATAAGCTTCCTTTATCTTGTGATATTTTTCACAAGACTTTGTGTTAATGTGAGCTTTGAACAAATTATATGTATAGGTTACTAAACTATAAGGAGTGGTAAAACAAGTGAATTTAGCAGAGAAGTTGGAAGTTTGGAATTGTAGTAAAGAAGAATGGAAAGATTGGCACTGGCAGCTTGAGAATAGGATTACTACAGCTGATGAATTACAGCAACGCTTTGATATTAATAATCAACAGACTGAAAAAATTAAAGAAGCAGCAAATATTTTTCCGATGTCTATTACTCCTTATTATGCTTCGTTAATTGATTTTAATGATGAATTTTGTCCAATTCGATTACAAGCTATTCCACAAAAAGTGGAGCTAGAGGAGTTTGACTATGAAATGGATGATCCATTACATGAAGAAGAAGATTCACCGGTGCCTGGATTAACACATCGGTATCCTGATCGAGTATTATTAATGGTAACTAATCAATGTTCAGTGTTCTGTCGCCACTGTACCCGCAAAAGAAAAGTTGGTGATAGTAATAGTCAAATTGATTTTAATCAGATTCAGGCTGGAATTGAATATATCGAGGAAAATCCACAGGTAAGGGATGTTTTACTATCCGGAGGTGATCCATTACTATTAGATCTTGATAAATTAGAGAAGATTATTGCTAGATTAAAAGAAATTTCTCATGTAGAGATCGTTCGCTTGGGTAGTAGAGTACCTGTAGTTTTACCGCAAAGAATAAATGATGAATTAATTAGTAGGTTAAAAAAATATTCGCCGCTCTGGATTAACACTCATTTCAATCATAGCAAAGAATTAACTTCTAGAGCTAAGAAGGCATTATCTAAATTAGCTGATAATGGGTTCCCGCTTGGCAATCAGACGGTATTATTGCGGAATATTAATGATTCTCCAGCAATAATGAAAAGTTTGATGCATAGATTAGTGGAAAATCGGGTTAGTCCTTATTATCTTTATCAGTGTGATCTTTCGCGTGGTATAGAGCATTTTAGAACGCCAATCTCTGCGGGTATGGAAATTATGGAGTCGCTTATTGGTCATACTTCTGGTTTAGCAGTTCCGCGTTATGTAGTTGATGCACCTGGTGGAGGAGGAAAAATACCAGTAACTCCAAATTATGTAGTTTCTTCTTCTAAGCAGAAGACAGTATTAAGAAATTATGAAGGGGATATTGTTGCTTATAGAGAGCCGGAGTATAAAGAGAATAAATCAGATATAGCTACGGAAAAAGAGAAGAAAAAAGCGGTAGGCGTAAAGAAACTCCTGGAGGACAATGATCAGTATGGTCTCTAAAAATTAAAATAAGGGGGAATTTACTTTCAAAATGAGTATTTCTTCATTATCATTAGAGAACGAGTTAAGATTAGAGAATGAGTATGAACATTTTAGAATTATTAGAGGACAGAATTATGCAGCTAAAGTTAAGTATTCAGACTTCAATCAGAGAATTACTGTTAAATCTTATTGGGGAAAGAATATATCTAGTTTGGGTAAAAGATTAAAATCAGAAGCAAGACGAAAAGGTTATGGTAAAATTTGGGTTAAAGCAAAAGCTTCTGATAAAAATAATTTTATTAATTTAGGATTTAAACTTGAAGCTGAAATTCTTAAATTTTATCATAGTGAAGATGCTATAGCAATGAGTTATTATGTAACTGAAGAACGGAGCCAACCTTTTAATAAAAAGAAAGAAAAAGAAATTATAGAGGGGATCACTTCTCTTAAAGTAGAGAATAAATCTCCTAAATTAAATGATAGTTGGAAATTTAAGTTTGCTGATTCTTCTGATGTGGATGAAATGGCTAAACTCTACAATCAGGTATTTGATTCTTATCCAACCCCTATCTTTGAACCAGATTATCTTTACAAAACTATGGAGAAGGATCTAATTTATGGTTTAATTTACGATAAGAATGATAATTTAATATCTGCTGCTTCAGCAGATACAGATCCTGAATTAAAGAATGCAGAAATGACTGATTTTGCTACTTTACCTGAAGCAAGGGGTAATGGAGCTGCTAGTTATATACTTGCTAAATTGGAAGCAGAATTAATTAGACGAAATTATCAGAGCCTTTATACTATTGCTCGGTCAGTTTCTTATGGAATGAATAGAGTATTTAAGCGGGCTGATTACGAATATACAGGAAGATTGATTAAAAATTGTCATATAGGTGGCAAATTAGAAGATATGAATCTCTGGTGCAAAGTTATAGATTAAATTAGTCAAAAGCTCCTAATTTCGTGAAGAAATTAGGAGCTTTTGTTAGTGTAAATCAGCACTAGTATTATGTTTTTCTGAAGTGACTATAATTCCATTTTCTTTAATTAGATTATGAGATAGATAGTTAGCTGATGCTGAACCGGAACTTTCATTAATAATGTAAT
This region includes:
- the thiI gene encoding tRNA uracil 4-sulfurtransferase ThiI, whose product is MKDLILIKYGEIGIKGGNRYLFEDKLIKNMKESLSGISGKIDIYKTHGRIFVEAQNNFERIIDRLQKVFGIVGVCPAKEVALDFEEVKKAGLELIKKELSSPQKTFKVETRRINKDFKYDSMEISRKLGAYVLRNTEDLTVDVHDPDIRLDVEIRHKKAYLYANDLPGVKGLPLGSCGKAGLLLSGGIDSPVAGWMAMKRGVEILPIYFHTPPFTSGRAKEKVLDLSRVLAEYASGSLQVRVVPFTEIQTAINEKAPEKLLTVIMRRMMMKIAEQITSDNEGKALITGESIGQVASQTLESMNVTNAIAQMPVFRPLIGLDKNEIKKRAKKIGTYETSIQPYDDCCTFFVPDNPETKPKLRFVEYGEENLEVDKLIEEAIEKVEIITVEAD
- a CDS encoding DUF1540 domain-containing protein; translation: MSEIACNVSNCEYWDNGNICAADKISVSNNSYAGESATMEIGAIDDEVASPKSQHTQCVTFKPADK
- the ablA gene encoding lysine 2,3-aminomutase, giving the protein MNLAEKLEVWNCSKEEWKDWHWQLENRITTADELQQRFDINNQQTEKIKEAANIFPMSITPYYASLIDFNDEFCPIRLQAIPQKVELEEFDYEMDDPLHEEEDSPVPGLTHRYPDRVLLMVTNQCSVFCRHCTRKRKVGDSNSQIDFNQIQAGIEYIEENPQVRDVLLSGGDPLLLDLDKLEKIIARLKEISHVEIVRLGSRVPVVLPQRINDELISRLKKYSPLWINTHFNHSKELTSRAKKALSKLADNGFPLGNQTVLLRNINDSPAIMKSLMHRLVENRVSPYYLYQCDLSRGIEHFRTPISAGMEIMESLIGHTSGLAVPRYVVDAPGGGGKIPVTPNYVVSSSKQKTVLRNYEGDIVAYREPEYKENKSDIATEKEKKKAVGVKKLLEDNDQYGL
- the ablB gene encoding putative beta-lysine N-acetyltransferase; the encoded protein is MSISSLSLENELRLENEYEHFRIIRGQNYAAKVKYSDFNQRITVKSYWGKNISSLGKRLKSEARRKGYGKIWVKAKASDKNNFINLGFKLEAEILKFYHSEDAIAMSYYVTEERSQPFNKKKEKEIIEGITSLKVENKSPKLNDSWKFKFADSSDVDEMAKLYNQVFDSYPTPIFEPDYLYKTMEKDLIYGLIYDKNDNLISAASADTDPELKNAEMTDFATLPEARGNGAASYILAKLEAELIRRNYQSLYTIARSVSYGMNRVFKRADYEYTGRLIKNCHIGGKLEDMNLWCKVID